From one Bacteroides intestinalis DSM 17393 genomic stretch:
- a CDS encoding acyl carrier protein → MELQDFIQNIVNLFDDIDTSNFSVLTDFKDNDEWNSLLVLSVIAMVDEEYGIIITSDDIRQAKTIGDLYSIVKSKQ, encoded by the coding sequence ATGGAATTACAGGATTTTATTCAAAACATAGTGAATTTGTTTGATGACATTGACACTAGTAACTTTTCAGTATTGACTGATTTTAAAGATAATGATGAGTGGAATTCGTTATTAGTATTATCTGTTATTGCTATGGTGGATGAGGAATATGGTATCATTATTACAAGTGATGACATTAGACAGGCAAAAACTATTGGAGATTTATATAGCATCGTTAAATCTAAGCAATGA
- the pseI gene encoding pseudaminic acid synthase, producing the protein MKLKENRVYIIAELSANHNHNFDLAVKTIEAMAASGADAVKVQTYKPDSLVMDINNEHFGMIKSGLWKGVTRYQLYTDAYMPYEWQPELKNISERLGLDFFSTPFDLEGVAFLQKMEIPIYKIASFEINDIPLIKQVAKVGKPIIMSTGVADYNDIKIALDACYEMGNKDVSLLKCTSEYPASLEQANLLTIPDMIATFKTVVGVSDHTMGSVVPMTSVALGAKIIEKHFILDRSLGGPDSSFSMEPQEFKKMVDGVRDVESALGGIKREISDRERAKRRAIYAIVDINPGDIFTVENTKSFRPADGLSPVYYEQMLGQVAKRCIPMGEPLQLSDIDINNKII; encoded by the coding sequence ATGAAACTAAAAGAGAATAGAGTTTATATTATTGCTGAATTGTCAGCCAACCATAATCATAATTTTGATTTGGCTGTGAAAACTATTGAAGCAATGGCGGCTTCAGGTGCTGATGCAGTTAAAGTACAAACATATAAGCCGGATTCGCTTGTTATGGATATAAATAACGAACATTTCGGTATGATAAAATCGGGGCTTTGGAAAGGAGTTACCCGTTATCAATTATATACTGATGCTTATATGCCTTATGAATGGCAGCCAGAATTAAAGAATATATCAGAACGGTTAGGTTTGGATTTCTTTTCTACACCATTTGATTTAGAAGGAGTGGCTTTTTTGCAAAAAATGGAAATTCCTATCTATAAGATTGCTTCTTTTGAGATAAATGATATACCTCTTATCAAGCAGGTGGCTAAGGTAGGCAAACCTATAATTATGTCTACAGGTGTTGCCGATTACAATGATATAAAAATAGCTCTTGATGCTTGTTATGAAATGGGTAATAAAGATGTTTCATTGTTGAAATGTACGTCAGAATATCCTGCATCGTTAGAACAGGCTAATCTTTTGACAATTCCTGATATGATTGCTACTTTTAAGACTGTAGTTGGGGTTTCAGATCATACGATGGGGAGTGTGGTGCCAATGACTTCTGTTGCACTAGGTGCAAAAATTATAGAAAAGCATTTTATTTTAGACAGATCGTTAGGTGGGCCAGATTCTTCTTTTTCGATGGAACCTCAAGAATTTAAAAAAATGGTGGATGGTGTAAGAGATGTGGAAAGTGCATTAGGGGGGATAAAAAGAGAAATCTCGGATAGAGAACGGGCTAAAAGAAGAGCCATTTATGCCATTGTGGATATTAATCCAGGTGACATTTTTACCGTTGAGAATACAAAATCGTTTAGGCCTGCTGATGGCTTATCGCCTGTTTATTATGAACAAATGTTAGGGCAAGTAGCTAAGAGATGCATTCCTATGGGAGAACCTTTGCAGTTAAGTGATATTGATATTAATAATAAAATAATTTAA
- the pseH gene encoding UDP-4-amino-4,6-dideoxy-N-acetyl-beta-L-altrosamine N-acetyltransferase produces the protein MNIDRNKIYQINNYTYKNFVGLTLEEVKLVWEWRNHEDIRKWMITKDIIPFENHCTFVYNLSERNDAYYWLFYRNNIPIGVLSIINVDYEHKEGEPGYYLSPYMANSGIGIEIQYYYKKLFFDELGFENLFGYLLWGNTNAYQLSRFFGAIEDKIVEIDGRKYVKMHTPATEFRKLSGDKLINQFVRFNKQNPVKW, from the coding sequence ATGAATATAGATCGAAATAAAATTTATCAAATAAATAACTATACGTATAAAAACTTTGTAGGTCTTACTCTTGAAGAAGTGAAGTTAGTTTGGGAGTGGAGAAATCATGAGGATATACGTAAGTGGATGATAACAAAAGATATTATTCCGTTTGAAAATCATTGTACTTTTGTATATAATTTGTCAGAAAGGAATGATGCATATTATTGGCTATTTTATAGGAATAATATACCGATAGGGGTGTTGAGTATCATAAATGTAGATTATGAACATAAAGAAGGAGAACCTGGATACTACCTTTCACCGTATATGGCAAATTCTGGTATAGGTATAGAGATACAGTATTACTATAAAAAGTTGTTTTTTGACGAATTAGGATTTGAAAATCTTTTTGGGTATCTTTTGTGGGGTAATACTAATGCGTATCAATTATCCAGATTCTTTGGCGCAATAGAGGATAAGATTGTAGAAATTGATGGTCGGAAATATGTGAAAATGCATACGCCTGCAACTGAGTTTCGAAAACTATCAGGAGATAAATTGATAAATCAGTTTGTTAGATTTAACAAACAAAATCCCGTTAAATGGTGA
- the pseF gene encoding pseudaminic acid cytidylyltransferase, translated as MRNIAIIPARGGSKRIPHKNVKLFMGKPIIAYSIETALSTHLFDEVMVSTDDLEIAEVARQYGASVPFLRTEETANDYATLADVIREVLDRYKEQGDFFDNMCCILATSPLLLNEDIVVGYERLIHSDFSSIVPVVQFSYPILRSYGMNSEGEIYFNWPEYAKTRSQDLESAYHDSGTFYWHKIDRWLSGDIKRGGIVVDEDRVQDIDTEQDWRMAEFKYKMLYVRG; from the coding sequence ATGAGGAACATAGCAATTATACCTGCTCGTGGTGGTAGCAAACGTATTCCTCATAAAAATGTCAAGCTTTTTATGGGTAAACCTATCATTGCCTACTCCATTGAAACAGCTCTTTCAACGCATCTCTTTGATGAAGTTATGGTATCAACGGATGATTTGGAAATAGCGGAAGTGGCACGACAATATGGAGCTTCAGTTCCTTTTTTGAGAACAGAAGAAACTGCAAATGATTATGCTACATTAGCAGATGTTATTCGAGAAGTATTGGATAGGTATAAAGAACAAGGAGATTTTTTTGATAATATGTGTTGTATTTTGGCAACTTCTCCACTACTTCTGAATGAGGATATTGTTGTTGGCTATGAAAGATTGATTCATTCGGATTTTTCGTCTATAGTACCTGTTGTACAGTTCTCATATCCTATATTGCGTTCATATGGTATGAACAGTGAGGGGGAAATTTATTTCAATTGGCCGGAATATGCTAAAACTCGTAGCCAGGATTTGGAATCTGCCTATCATGATTCAGGTACATTCTATTGGCATAAGATTGACCGATGGCTCTCTGGTGACATTAAAAGGGGAGGGATAGTGGTTGACGAAGATCGAGTGCAAGATATTGACACAGAACAGGATTGGAGGATGGCAGAATTTAAGTATAAAATGCTATATGTTCGCGGGTAA
- the pseC gene encoding UDP-4-amino-4,6-dideoxy-N-acetyl-beta-L-altrosamine transaminase: MIDHTLSYGRQYITDEDIQAVVEALKSDYLTQGPKINKFEKAFAEFCDSKYACVVSNGTAALHLCAMALGITPGDKIITTPNTFVASANGFRYQGAEIVFCDIHPQTFLIDLDRLETILKASPKGTYKAVVPVDFAGYPIDGERMRQLAVEYNFAIVEDACHAPGATFTDSKGIVNRVGNSLYADLTVFSFHPVKHIATGEGGAVTTNNRELYEKLCLYRTHGITRDPEKLIKHDGGWYYEMQELGYNYRFTEFQAALGISQLSRMDWSISRRGEIAKKYDKAFEGTVIKTPFRADNILHAFHLYIIQVDNRKALYDFLRENNIFAQVLYAPAHLMPYYKQFGWKEGDCPVAEEYYTKCLALPMFPSLTNEEQDWVIEKVLEFVR, from the coding sequence ATGATAGACCATACTCTTTCTTATGGTCGCCAGTATATTACTGACGAAGATATTCAGGCTGTGGTAGAGGCTCTTAAATCTGATTATCTCACTCAGGGGCCAAAGATTAATAAATTTGAGAAAGCATTTGCTGAATTTTGTGACAGCAAATATGCTTGTGTGGTAAGTAATGGTACTGCAGCTTTGCATTTGTGTGCTATGGCTTTGGGGATTACCCCCGGCGATAAAATAATTACTACTCCAAATACTTTTGTTGCTAGTGCCAATGGTTTTCGTTATCAAGGAGCAGAGATTGTTTTCTGCGATATTCATCCTCAGACTTTCTTGATTGATTTAGATAGATTAGAAACTATTTTGAAAGCTTCTCCTAAAGGAACATATAAAGCTGTAGTTCCTGTAGACTTTGCTGGATATCCTATTGATGGTGAAAGGATGAGACAACTTGCAGTCGAGTATAATTTTGCTATTGTAGAGGATGCTTGTCATGCTCCAGGTGCTACTTTCACTGATAGTAAAGGAATAGTAAACCGAGTGGGTAATAGTTTATACGCCGATCTTACAGTTTTTTCTTTCCATCCTGTAAAACATATTGCTACAGGTGAGGGTGGAGCTGTAACAACTAACAATAGGGAGCTTTATGAAAAGTTGTGTCTTTATAGAACTCATGGTATTACTCGTGATCCTGAAAAACTGATAAAGCATGATGGAGGGTGGTATTACGAAATGCAAGAACTTGGTTACAACTATCGTTTTACTGAATTTCAAGCAGCATTGGGGATCTCTCAATTAAGTAGAATGGATTGGAGTATTTCTCGCCGTGGGGAGATTGCAAAGAAATATGATAAAGCTTTTGAAGGAACCGTTATTAAAACTCCTTTTAGAGCAGATAATATTCTTCATGCATTTCACTTATATATTATTCAGGTTGATAATAGAAAAGCCTTGTATGACTTTTTGCGTGAGAATAACATCTTTGCCCAAGTTCTTTATGCGCCGGCACACTTGATGCCATATTATAAACAATTTGGATGGAAAGAAGGAGATTGTCCTGTTGCTGAGGAATACTACACTAAGTGTTTGGCATTACCGATGTTTCCTTCACTTACTAATGAAGAACAGGATTGGGTAATTGAAAAGGTTTTAGAATTTGTAAGGTGA
- the pseB gene encoding UDP-N-acetylglucosamine 4,6-dehydratase (inverting) codes for MLNGKSILITGGTGSFGKKFVETVFRDYPGIKKIIVYSRGESAQYVMQRQYPHKQYPQLRFFIGDIRDKERLLRACSEVDILIHAASISQPDTAEYNPEECVKTNVIGAQNVIDVALICNIKNIISLSSDKACAPINLYGASQLLSDKLFVAANNIKGRKDIKFSVVRYGNVIGARGSVIPYFIERRDMGAKELPITDKRMTRFNVTQQTAVDMVICAIQNHLGGEIFIPKCPSYRITDVAMAIAPNLAQSEVGIRPSEKLHEQMISKDDAINTIDLGSSYAILPAIAFTDNRNKETYLTHYNAKSVPEDFAYGSDTNTEWETVDSLRDKIRRYVNSNFKVK; via the coding sequence ATGCTAAATGGTAAATCTATCCTTATAACTGGTGGAACGGGTTCTTTTGGGAAAAAGTTTGTAGAAACAGTTTTTAGAGATTATCCCGGAATAAAAAAAATTATTGTTTATTCGCGAGGAGAATCAGCTCAATATGTTATGCAGAGGCAATATCCTCATAAACAGTATCCTCAATTGCGCTTTTTTATAGGAGATATAAGAGATAAAGAGCGATTATTGAGAGCATGTAGTGAGGTTGATATTTTAATTCATGCAGCATCTATATCACAACCTGATACTGCAGAATACAATCCGGAAGAGTGCGTGAAAACTAATGTTATAGGAGCTCAGAATGTTATAGATGTAGCTCTTATTTGTAATATAAAAAATATTATTTCACTATCATCAGATAAGGCATGTGCACCAATTAATTTATATGGAGCATCCCAGTTATTATCCGATAAACTTTTTGTTGCAGCCAATAATATAAAGGGAAGAAAAGATATTAAATTTTCTGTTGTTCGTTATGGTAATGTAATAGGGGCAAGAGGTTCTGTTATTCCATATTTTATTGAACGTAGGGATATGGGTGCAAAGGAACTTCCTATTACAGACAAACGGATGACTCGTTTTAATGTTACACAACAGACAGCTGTAGATATGGTGATATGTGCTATACAAAATCACTTAGGAGGAGAGATTTTTATTCCGAAATGTCCGTCATATCGCATTACTGATGTGGCTATGGCAATAGCTCCTAATCTTGCACAAAGTGAAGTTGGTATTCGTCCTAGCGAAAAGTTACACGAACAAATGATATCGAAAGATGATGCGATAAATACGATTGATTTAGGTAGTTCATATGCAATTCTTCCTGCTATAGCGTTTACTGATAACCGCAACAAGGAAACCTATCTTACTCATTATAATGCAAAATCGGTTCCTGAAGATTTTGCTTATGGTTCAGACACAAATACGGAGTGGGAGACTGTTGATTCATTGAGGGATAAAATACGTAGATATGTAAATTCAAATTTTAAAGTAAAATAA
- a CDS encoding capsular polysaccharide biosynthesis protein CapF, with protein sequence MNILITGAKGFIGKNLCAQLSNIATNKARWYKVDSTITIMEYDIDSKPELLEVYCQKADFVFNLAGVNRPKDVSEFMRGNYGFASTLLDTLKKYGNKCPVMISSSSQAALDNPYGQSKKAGEDLMFQYAKETGAKVLIYRFPNLFGKWCRPNYNSVIATFCNNIANDLPIQVNDPNVMLNLVYIDDLVDELINALTGDEYREGKFCYVANVHRVRLGDIVDLLNYFKKGRTSLQVPYVSDSFKKALYSTFVSYLPESKISFALNMNVDTRGSFTEFIKTENHGQISINISKPGITKGQHWHNNSVERFLVVSGCGLIQLRKVGVDENGNRYPVIEYNVDGSNLRVVEMLPGYTHNLINLSETEDMVTIIWSNDCFDPSRPDTYYEPVE encoded by the coding sequence ATGAATATACTTATAACAGGCGCTAAAGGTTTTATTGGAAAGAATCTTTGTGCGCAGTTAAGCAATATCGCTACTAATAAAGCTCGTTGGTATAAAGTGGATTCCACTATTACTATAATGGAGTATGATATTGATTCAAAACCTGAGCTACTTGAAGTATACTGTCAAAAGGCAGATTTTGTATTTAATCTAGCAGGAGTTAATAGACCGAAAGATGTTAGTGAGTTTATGAGAGGAAATTATGGTTTCGCTTCCACACTCCTTGATACGTTAAAAAAATATGGGAATAAATGTCCTGTTATGATTTCGTCGTCAAGTCAGGCTGCATTAGACAATCCATACGGGCAGTCTAAAAAAGCCGGAGAAGATTTGATGTTTCAATATGCAAAAGAAACAGGTGCCAAAGTATTGATATATCGTTTCCCTAATCTTTTTGGTAAATGGTGTAGACCTAATTATAATTCTGTTATAGCAACATTTTGCAATAATATTGCCAATGATTTGCCTATTCAGGTAAATGATCCCAATGTAATGTTAAATCTTGTCTATATAGATGACTTAGTAGATGAATTAATAAATGCGTTGACTGGTGATGAATATAGGGAAGGTAAATTTTGTTATGTAGCTAATGTACATAGAGTGCGGTTGGGGGATATTGTGGATTTATTGAATTATTTCAAAAAAGGGAGAACTTCTCTTCAGGTACCTTATGTGAGTGATTCTTTTAAGAAAGCTCTCTATTCAACATTTGTGTCTTATCTGCCGGAATCTAAGATATCTTTTGCTTTGAATATGAATGTAGATACAAGGGGGAGTTTTACAGAGTTTATAAAAACGGAAAATCATGGACAAATATCTATTAATATTTCGAAACCTGGTATAACTAAGGGACAACACTGGCATAACAATAGTGTTGAACGCTTTTTAGTGGTAAGTGGCTGTGGTCTTATTCAGTTGAGAAAAGTGGGTGTAGATGAAAATGGTAATAGATATCCGGTGATTGAATATAATGTGGATGGAAGTAACTTAAGAGTAGTAGAAATGCTTCCGGGATACACCCATAACTTGATTAATCTTTCTGAAACAGAAGACATGGTTACTATTATTTGGAGCAATGATTGCTTTGATCCCAGTCGTCCTGATACATATTATGAACCTGTAGAATAA
- a CDS encoding UpxZ family transcription anti-terminator antagonist, translated as MDSNSSSLFSLAHHLLTYGLDGSPIYADQFTRLNRDVYERAIELYNTRGTTVEEEAELCLGLLVAFAATIYDNGSKQECIQSVLDRSWEVLPKLSPSLLKVRLLTYCYGEFYDESLAKEAHEIINTWNKGELTLEQTKIVEELKDFEENQYPFEEIK; from the coding sequence ATGGATTCTAATTCTTCATCATTATTTTCTTTAGCCCATCATCTTCTAACCTATGGGCTAGATGGAAGTCCCATCTATGCGGACCAATTTACACGTTTGAACCGTGATGTCTACGAACGAGCTATTGAACTTTATAATACTCGTGGAACTACGGTTGAGGAGGAGGCTGAACTCTGTCTTGGCTTGTTGGTGGCTTTTGCTGCTACTATTTATGATAATGGTAGTAAGCAGGAATGTATTCAGAGTGTGTTGGATCGTAGCTGGGAGGTGCTTCCAAAACTTTCTCCTTCGTTGTTAAAGGTTAGGCTATTGACGTATTGTTATGGTGAATTTTATGATGAGAGTTTAGCGAAGGAGGCTCATGAAATTATTAACACTTGGAATAAGGGAGAGCTGACTTTGGAACAGACGAAGATTGTGGAGGAGTTGAAGGATTTTGAGGAGAATCAGTATCCGTTTGAGGAGATAAAATAA
- a CDS encoding UpxY family transcription antiterminator — translation MNESTDSQLSTPNSQLLHWFAVRVSYSRELALKAILDEENIESFIPMRYGIVMKGGKRVRKLVPAIHNLVFIHSTRKRIDALKDELEGKMPIRFIMNREYCRPVVIPDAQMRSFILVAGSYDEAVLYIESTELNLVKGQKVRITDGVFKGVIGEFVRIRHDRRVVVNIEGVMAIATTFIPPSLVEPVVVD, via the coding sequence ATGAACGAAAGTACTGACTCTCAACTTTCTACTCCTAACTCTCAATTACTCCACTGGTTTGCTGTTCGTGTTTCCTACAGTCGTGAATTGGCTTTGAAAGCTATTTTGGACGAGGAAAACATAGAGAGTTTTATCCCTATGCGTTACGGAATAGTAATGAAAGGTGGTAAGCGTGTACGTAAGTTGGTTCCTGCCATTCATAATCTTGTCTTTATTCATTCTACTCGTAAGCGTATAGACGCTTTGAAGGATGAACTCGAGGGAAAAATGCCTATACGTTTCATTATGAATCGTGAATATTGTCGTCCGGTCGTTATTCCTGATGCGCAGATGCGTAGCTTTATTCTCGTGGCGGGTAGTTACGACGAAGCAGTTCTTTATATTGAGTCAACTGAATTGAACTTGGTGAAAGGTCAGAAAGTTCGTATCACAGATGGTGTCTTCAAAGGTGTTATTGGCGAGTTTGTTCGTATCAGGCATGATCGCCGTGTGGTCGTTAATATTGAAGGTGTCATGGCTATTGCTACTACTTTTATACCCCCTTCGCTTGTTGAACCGGTAGTTGTTGATTGA
- a CDS encoding BT4734/BF3469 family protein: MENVFKMSLFMPPISPIKDKTTGRTVKSATLTPLRTINLEEIYKLITSNEKLTALTLEVRNAALQGDEDTSRLLKQQTLPYVTPCGIFTRRRSDCLEELSGLVVVDIDHLESTEEAEILRQELFDDPYLCPALAFISPSGLGVKAFIPHASEQNATDGIRWAMNYVHCMYDSNHRQPGKGVDTSGKDLVRSCFLCHDEGALLRTKK, translated from the coding sequence ATGGAAAATGTTTTCAAAATGTCACTATTCATGCCCCCTATCTCGCCGATTAAGGACAAAACAACCGGAAGAACTGTAAAGAGCGCCACACTTACTCCGCTACGGACAATAAATCTGGAAGAAATATATAAACTGATAACCTCCAACGAGAAACTCACTGCATTGACTCTTGAAGTGCGAAACGCCGCGCTGCAAGGTGACGAAGACACCAGCCGTCTCCTGAAGCAGCAAACACTGCCCTACGTGACCCCTTGCGGAATCTTCACCCGTCGCCGAAGCGACTGCCTGGAAGAGCTGTCCGGACTGGTAGTAGTAGACATCGATCATCTCGAATCCACCGAAGAAGCCGAAATCCTACGACAAGAATTATTCGATGACCCTTATCTGTGTCCCGCACTGGCATTCATCAGTCCCAGTGGACTGGGCGTGAAAGCCTTCATTCCTCATGCCTCGGAACAAAACGCCACAGATGGAATCCGCTGGGCCATGAACTATGTACACTGCATGTACGACAGCAACCACCGCCAACCCGGAAAAGGAGTGGATACATCGGGAAAAGACCTCGTACGCTCCTGCTTCCTCTGCCATGACGAAGGGGCACTTTTGAGAACTAAAAAATAA
- a CDS encoding DUF3987 domain-containing protein gives MEQLSALHRLTEAVRNAGADIAPTYQEYIQLAFAITTDCGEAGRQDFLTLCSFSPKYDPRAADKLFSNALKNGHNNVHIGTAFHLAEVCGIKVQSEIPHGWGTLGTQGSHSSSASHTRTREEDVSAHEEENLLDSSPLSPLPTFDEHTHWPYPLERIVSYGTSRAQCDVLLLGTVTVLGASMGRHVRCAYGGKMISPCLQTFITALPASGKGVLSLVRLLVEPLHDEIRKQVAENMASYRREKAKYETLGKERAKTEPPVIPPNKMFLISGNNTGTGILQNLMDSDGTGLICENEADTISTAIGSEYGHWSDTMRKAFDHDGLSYNRRTDREYREVKKSYLAVLLSGTPAQVKPLIPSAENGLFSRQVFYYMPAIHYWQNQFDRNDNNLEEIFTALGMEWKEKQKAIVMNGLFTLRLTDGQKEEFNRLFSSLFVRSGLTNGDEMSSSVARLAINICRIMEVVAMLRALEHEEIADSPNVSPDPNTAPDNLKDHIVSLWNLIITPDDFHAVLSLAESLYRHTTHILSFLPATEVTSRGNADRDALVQCMEKKFTRAEFIKKAEEIGIKPGTASTWLKRLQKHGLVESVDGNGTYQKP, from the coding sequence ATGGAACAATTATCTGCATTGCACCGCCTGACCGAAGCAGTCAGAAATGCAGGAGCCGACATCGCTCCCACTTATCAAGAGTATATACAACTGGCATTTGCCATCACCACCGACTGTGGCGAAGCGGGCCGCCAAGATTTCCTGACCTTGTGCAGTTTCTCACCAAAGTACGATCCACGAGCAGCCGACAAACTATTCAGCAATGCACTGAAAAACGGACACAACAACGTACACATAGGTACCGCCTTCCATCTGGCCGAAGTTTGCGGCATAAAAGTCCAATCCGAAATTCCGCACGGATGGGGTACACTTGGTACACAAGGTTCGCACTCCTCTTCTGCCTCACACACACGCACACGTGAAGAAGATGTATCCGCACATGAGGAAGAAAACCTACTGGACAGCAGCCCTCTCTCTCCCCTGCCCACTTTCGACGAGCACACTCATTGGCCTTATCCCTTGGAACGCATCGTTAGCTACGGCACCTCCCGTGCCCAATGCGACGTACTGCTACTGGGAACTGTCACCGTACTGGGTGCCAGCATGGGACGGCACGTGCGATGTGCCTACGGAGGAAAAATGATCTCGCCCTGTCTACAGACTTTCATCACAGCACTGCCCGCATCAGGCAAAGGCGTGCTCTCGCTGGTACGCCTGCTGGTAGAACCCCTCCACGATGAAATCCGCAAACAGGTGGCCGAAAATATGGCATCCTATCGCCGCGAAAAAGCAAAGTACGAGACACTGGGCAAAGAACGTGCAAAGACCGAGCCTCCCGTAATCCCGCCCAACAAGATGTTCCTCATCTCCGGCAACAACACCGGAACGGGTATCCTGCAGAACCTGATGGATTCTGACGGCACCGGCCTGATATGCGAAAATGAGGCCGACACCATCTCCACCGCCATAGGATCGGAGTACGGCCACTGGAGCGACACCATGCGCAAGGCCTTCGACCACGACGGCCTTTCCTACAACCGCCGCACCGACCGGGAATACCGCGAAGTGAAAAAGAGCTATCTCGCCGTACTTCTTTCCGGCACCCCAGCACAAGTGAAGCCCCTGATACCCAGTGCCGAAAACGGACTCTTTTCCCGGCAAGTATTCTACTACATGCCCGCCATACACTACTGGCAGAACCAGTTCGACCGCAACGACAACAATCTCGAAGAGATATTCACTGCACTGGGCATGGAATGGAAAGAAAAGCAGAAGGCCATCGTCATGAACGGACTTTTCACCCTGCGCCTCACCGACGGGCAGAAAGAGGAATTCAACCGTTTATTCTCCAGTCTATTCGTACGTTCCGGACTGACCAACGGTGACGAAATGTCGAGCAGCGTGGCGCGTCTGGCCATCAATATCTGCCGCATCATGGAAGTGGTGGCCATGCTCCGCGCATTGGAGCACGAAGAGATAGCCGATTCACCCAATGTATCGCCCGACCCGAACACCGCTCCGGACAATCTGAAGGATCACATCGTCAGCTTATGGAACCTCATCATCACTCCCGACGATTTCCATGCCGTGCTGTCCCTGGCCGAAAGCCTCTACCGCCACACCACCCATATCCTCTCCTTCCTACCTGCTACCGAAGTCACCAGCCGGGGCAATGCTGACCGGGATGCACTGGTGCAATGCATGGAAAAGAAATTTACACGGGCCGAATTCATAAAAAAAGCCGAAGAGATAGGCATTAAACCCGGAACAGCCTCTACCTGGCTCAAGCGCTTGCAGAAGCACGGTCTGGTGGAGAGTGTGGATGGAAACGGAACTTATCAAAAGCCCTAA
- a CDS encoding DUF4248 domain-containing protein, with protein sequence MNTFEIRTYGRTELAQLYCPNLCPESAYRKLKHWIELYPGLCDDLAAVGTSSHSRTYTSAQVSLIAAALGEP encoded by the coding sequence ATGAACACTTTTGAAATCCGTACCTATGGGCGCACCGAACTTGCCCAGCTCTATTGTCCCAATCTTTGTCCCGAATCCGCTTACCGCAAGTTGAAGCATTGGATTGAACTTTATCCCGGCCTGTGTGATGACTTGGCCGCTGTGGGGACGTCCTCTCACTCCCGCACCTATACGTCCGCCCAGGTGAGCCTGATAGCGGCTGCACTTGGCGAACCTTAA
- a CDS encoding HU family DNA-binding protein translates to MIRYKKYQVTGENSPLKGLWYARPVIEETFDIEKLAKHMSNHNTPYSSGVIKGVLTDMVSCTKELILDGKNVKMDDLAIFSVGIVSKKGAQSAADFSLANNVKGLKLRARATGELSNAQINLEGQMKESSMYTVEGKPSGNKPDGSGEGNDGGIEDDPLG, encoded by the coding sequence ATGATTCGTTACAAAAAGTATCAAGTGACGGGCGAAAACAGCCCGCTGAAAGGTCTCTGGTATGCACGCCCCGTAATTGAGGAGACTTTCGACATTGAGAAGCTTGCCAAGCACATGTCCAACCACAACACCCCCTACTCGTCCGGAGTCATCAAGGGAGTGCTGACTGACATGGTATCCTGCACCAAGGAGCTGATTCTGGACGGAAAGAATGTAAAAATGGACGATCTCGCCATTTTCTCCGTGGGGATTGTCAGCAAGAAAGGCGCGCAATCCGCTGCCGACTTCTCGCTGGCCAACAACGTGAAGGGGCTGAAACTCCGTGCCCGTGCCACGGGAGAACTGAGCAATGCACAGATTAACCTGGAAGGGCAGATGAAGGAGTCTTCCATGTATACCGTAGAAGGTAAACCGTCCGGTAATAAGCCCGACGGAAGCGGCGAAGGAAACGACGGGGGAATCGAAGATGACCCGTTGGGATAA
- a CDS encoding smalltalk protein: protein MNEEKKSKSVWGIVLKVIITVATAIVGALGLGACK from the coding sequence ATGAATGAAGAAAAAAAGTCAAAATCTGTATGGGGTATTGTCCTCAAAGTAATCATCACCGTAGCCACCGCCATAGTGGGAGCTTTAGGTTTAGGCGCCTGCAAGTAG